The DNA region TTTTCCACCTCCAAATCCTTGGCACAGCGTCGGCCACCACAACAAAATGGTGGCATTTCcgactttttttttgccggtGTGCGTTTTATCAAAGGCTAATGCCGATATGGGGTAGGCAAGTCAAATGACTCATAAAAGTGGTTTCTGGCTGTTTGGCAGTTAACTCCGTGCCAAGGGGCCTGCATAAGGTGTATGTAGACACACCCGCCTCTTATCTAGATTGCGTATGATTCAATCTACACGCGACCCTCTTTGATAACTGGAGTGGAACACCACGGTGACtgattccattttttttttaagcaaaaCTCATAAACCATTTATCTAGTGTatcctaaaatattaataacttCCAAGAACTAGGAAGCATTAAAAAAGTAAGATAATAATCTTtaaatggaaaaatattaCTGCTATATGTTCCAAAATAAATGTATAGTCATCCAGATTTACTTATAAGTATCATATCAATTCTTCATAATATTATCTGATTACTACACttaaaaaattgatatttCTATGAACCCTCATAAGATTGTTTGAAGGACTTACGCTGACGTTGGAAAAGATGGTGCCGCTGAGCATGAATATGGCGCGTGGATCCTTTTCCATGATGTCGTTCGGCGAGACATATGGCCAGGCCAGCAGGATTACGAAGTAGGTGAGGAAGGGCCACATGGGCCTGATGGCTTCCCAAAAGGGCAGCATGCGTCCGGTGCGATTCGCATAGGAGCTACAAATAGAAGTAGGTTTAAAAAGGGCAAAtgacaaatataaaaaacagaCATACTTGTACACATTAATGATGACTAGTGGAAGATTCGCCATGGCACTGACATGCAGGACCGCCTCCATGACATTGCCCAAAGGCAGGGTTCCATAGGAACCCAGAGGCAGTTCGAACTTCCAGCGCTCGAAGCCCAAATACCAGGTGACCATGTACATGGCCGTGCTGCCCCACATGCTGAGATCGTAGCCCCATGGTAGATACAGGATGCCCGTATTGTACTTCTCCCAGTGCGAAACGAAGAAGTTGAAGTAGACTGTAAGGCAGACATAGTACATCCTCATGGGTCGCACCGAATAAACTCGGCTCCGTCCAAAAATGCTGTACAGGCACGTCGGGATCAACATGGCGGTGTATGAGTCCAAACCATGATCAAAGAGCTCTCCCAACGGGCCGGACAATCCAATACGACGGGCCTGCTTGCCATCAATGCCGTCCAGCGTGTAGGCCAAAAAGATGTTGATGCCCGTGCAGAGCCAGACCCACGAGGGAATGGGTGTGGTGCCCTCCTCGCCGGAACTCGCCTCAAAGTTCCAGTCATAGTAGGAGAGCAGCACCAGGTTCATGGCGCTGAACAGGAAGCCCAGAAAGGTCATCAGGTTGGGCGCAAACCAGCGCGGGAAGAACTGCAGTGGGTGGAATGGTTAGGTGGGTTGATTAGTGGGCTGCCCCCATATGAATATTGATTTTTGCATGATATAATTCTGCGGAACACCCACCTTGACTAGCCAATCCCAAAAGGGATGCATCACATATTGACTCAGAGGGGAAGTATCGATGGCGCTGTACTGTAAGTAAAAAGTTCTGATTAAGGAGGGGAACaacccatcatcatcatcatcatcatcatcagttttATGACTATTTCAAtggctttctttttttttcgcaTTTTTGCTTTGTCCGGTCTTTTGACTTTCTataaaaagaattttaattgaaaacaagTACGTAGCACTGGGAACTGGTTTTTCCTTCTGGGAATTAAGAAGGTCACCCCCTCTTGAGGGAAGGTACAGCCGCCCCCGAAAGTCCTTGTTTCCAGCCTTTAGACCCACCTTGTAGTTGTCGAACCCATTGATTTGGGCCCGCGTCAGATATTGATGGTCCATCAGTCGTCTGATTAGCTTCTCCATTTCTGATAGAGGTTTTAGCGCTACGAGTGGAAATCAGGTTTCAAGTATTTTAATCTAAGCGGAAAAACACGCGACGGATTTGAAAGGAGAGCGGCGGAGGCGGGGGTTCTTTGATAAAGCGTCTGAACGCTTTAGACGTTAATTAACTGAATTGGTCAAAACATGTTGTTGTGACAGAAGGTTGGCCGAACACAAAGCGAAAATGCTGGGCACGATTTTCAGCTATAGCCGCgcgtttatttttattgcgaAAACTGTTTCTTTTCTGCCGCTGCTGTTGCCCGCTGCCGGCTGTTTTTTCACGCTTGCACACGCACAGCGACCAACACTGACACACGCCACTGGGGATGTTTTCCAACACTGAAACAGCACTGCCCACTCAAATAGCATTGTTGCACTTTATCACACTTGAAAGTTTTTTTAACGGTTTTTCAGGGTTTTTAACGGCTTTTGCAaagaaattgtaatttttatataaggtaaaataaaaatgtttttattatttattattgttttcctAATATCCTATTTAAGAATCacattttttatatgtattcTATGTATTGTATTTACTATCGCTTTCCTATCCAACCGAAACTTGAAATGCTTGATTGAATtaagaaaactaaaaaaacccttacattttaataaaactaaaattacaattttttaaaaattgtttattacaAAATTATGGTGTGATTTCTGAAGGTAAATGAAAAATCAACTTCTAATGTTATGAAacaaaaaagatttttaaatttaaaaaaaaacaaagattataatttttttaaaaattagagTAATCCGTTCTTGTTTCATATTTGcttattacaaaataatagTGTGATTGGAAAATGAACTTCTAACATTATAAGCTGCGGTTTATCTATTCCCCTGACCCCAATTGTTCACATATAAccatataaatttttaatcaatcaTGCAATTGTGTTGCACATGCCTTATATGcaaagcaattaaaaatttattactTATAGGCGGGCTCAGCATGTAAATGCACTTTAAAATGAGATAGAAGAGCTgagtaaaatattaattgaataTTTGTATGTTTAAAACTGTATGGATGGGCTTTATTTATTGTAAGGACGTTTCAAAAATTCGTGTAACCTTTAACAAATCACATTGCTTaccaaaaaatacaaaataatgcACATTATAAGTCTAACTAATTGGCTTAACAAAATGAGTCTAAATGAATTGTTGAGAGTGAGAACAAATTGATTTAATTAACTAAATGGTTATGGCTGCATATGTGTGGTAGTTAGCTCCTTTGAGTTAGCCTCCTGACTAGTATAGTTGCTCTAATAAATTCGCTACGCATGCCAATAGATCGGTTAATTTTACGTTGCCTAATTTGACTTTTTGAAATTCTTTTTGCGAATATTCCCGGGACAACCGCCGGCGCTGAGGAGGTGCAATTTCCATCCTCCATCCTGTGGCAGGTGCACATCGTCATGGCAGAGGGGACATCGGGCAGCTCCCGTTTTCAGTTCTGTGGGAGAAACAATATTCAATTTAATCTAGCTATGGAacacactttttttttattttacctcGACAATAGTCCTCCATCTGATGCAACTCATACAGCTGCTTGTGCACCGATTCGGTGCAGCGGGTACAGACCACATAGCTCTCCTTGGCATCACATTCCGCTGtggaatataaatattaatattatttaaatattatacagAGATTCCTTGAACTTACTTGTCAGGTGGTAGTTGAGGGCAGCTACCTCCAGCACTTGGCTGCATTGTGGGCACTTGGACAAAAAGGGACAGGTCTTCCAGTAGTGTCGGTCCAATTGGCTAGTGTCACTGCCAACACACGACCAATCGCAAAAGGGGCAACGTCTAAAAGAAaagttaatattaatataacaCAGTCAAAactattattaatattttcaggAATATTTTAGTATTGACAAGCAGGTTTTGTATTCTCAAGTgagaaaaatagaaaaaaatctGAAGTTCTCAATAATATAATCAATCAtttaaaagaattataaatccctgtataaaaataatactaagCCTTTCagtaaaaaaagtttttcaatATCTTTGGATTATACAAAATAACCAAAGACCTTATAGGTTAAACTAATTGCTCTTCCCAAAAATTTCTAATATTACTCTTGAACCTTTTTACTACTCACATTTTGGGTGTATTGTCCTCGGTGGACTCCGAGTTCGATGCGGATCCCTTGCGCGAGTTCGACACCGATAGCATGGAGCGCTTCAGCTGCTCGTTGTACTGCTGCTTTCCATTGCAGCTCGCATAACCATTACTGGAACTGGCCACTGGGCCCAGACCATGTCCACTCCGACTGTTCATCAGCCGAGAAGCATCCGAGCTGGTGGAGGCCTTATCCGCAGGGGGTGTAGCCGCATCCCCCGAGCTGTGACCGCCCCCATACTTGTTGGTCTCCAGCAGCTCCTGCTTGCGATCCAGATCCAACTTGTCGAACTCGGTGAAGAGTTGGCGATACAAGAGATTACGTCGCGTGATGTCGTCATCCGGAGGTAGTTGTTTGCGTACCAATCGGGGATTAACCTTGTAGACGAGCAACAGGATCCGTTCGGCCACCTTTCGCACCGGTTCCGCCGGATGATGGATGCCGGAGCAGCCGCACTCGGACAATGCCCTGCAGGTAAGGCCACTGTGCTTGTCCGTGCTGATGCCCTGAGTGTGGACAAGCTGCTCCAACATCTGCAGTCGACTCATGGCCAGTCGCTGATGGGTTCCGGATCCAACGCTTCGCGATAGAGCCGGGGCAACCAGGTGCTGCTCCGCCACCTCAGGACAGGCGGCGATGCTGAGGATCGTGTGCTGGGCCAGGGTGTGCAGTCGAGCCGATGGATCGCCCGACTTGGCCAGTAGTTCGGGCAGCAGGCGGTCCACACAACGGGCCACCTCGTTGGGGGAAACGCGTCCGGGCACGTACTCCAGGaacagcatgcgtaccgtcTCCGTGGCCTGGCCAAACACGGAGTAAACGGCGTCCCTCACCGCGCGATGGAGCAGCAGAGCTGCACTGCGAGCCACTTTGTTGGGACTGGCGGCATGCTCATTGCCCGAAGCCTCCACCAGGTCGTGCTCCTTTAGGAAGTTGCGCAGGCGCAGCAAGCCATCCTCTCGATCCTGAAACTGACGCGAGTAGAACTGCTCCACCTGGGTAATAAACGGGGTTTGTTTATAAGAATATATAGTTGATCTTTTGGGGAACTCACCAGCTCACTGCCGAAGACCAGGATGGGTAGGGCTGCCTGGCGACGTTCGCGGTCATTCAAACGCGAACGTCCCCGGTTCGGATCCGCTTCCAGAAGCGCGTTGCCTTGGCACTCCCTTAAAAATTCATTAGTATTTGAACTGTGAGCGGTTTTTCGTTTGTGGTATCGGAATGTCAACGATTACGGATGCGGTTACAATACATAGGAGTAGAAAATAAGTACAATTACTGGTAGATTacccaaaataatatttacaaaGTACCCTGAAGAAAAGTTATAGTCTTTTGGATTTAGCTATacttaataaaatattcaaaaaataaattttatatgtAAGTGGttatctataaaaaaaattgttctattttcaaatattagtTTCTGGAAGAAAAATTGTATGGTGTGGCTATTTCTAAAATCCCTAAATATCGAAATATATATTCCTGTGTTCCTGAAACAAAGcttcaaaatttttttgttaccagaacaaattttaaatttgaaaacagTTGACGGTTAGTGTTGGTCTATCGATCATTTACTAGTGTTGACAAACATTCAAACTAGACTACGATTAACGAGTCTGCATGCAACAGCtgtttaaacaaaacaaagtaaTTACTATTCCACAATTGTTTACCTATTTACTAGACAACCAGACAACGATTACGCCTCTCTCTACACTGGGTACTCACTGTCGCAGCGTGGGAATGGCCCGCTCTTCGTAATCCTCGTAGGAGTTGCGCGGCACGCTCTTGTTGCGCCTGCGCAGCGATCCCTGTCGACTGGACATGGGCGAACTGTGCCTGGACGGCAGGCGTGGCGACTGGGGCAGCTCATCGTGGGACTTGCGCCAACCGCCCAGCGtgggagtgggcgtggcctgCAGTGAGGTGGGCGCCGGAATGGGAACAGGAGCTGTCACCACATTATCATTACCAGGCTGCGAGCCATCCGTTGAGGACTTGTCATCCAAACTAAGACTTGTCAGGCTCTTGGGACTGAATGTTGCCTCCGCCAGGGCCTGGGCCACATCCTGCAGACTAGGAGCCGCCGGCAGGCTGGGTTTTCCACCCGCATAGATCTCACAACTCTGGTCATTGCTGCTCATAGGCACACCCTGCGGTTCCAGGAGCTGATGTACCTGCAATTGTCGCAGCACTGCCGCCCGGTACATCTCAATCTGCTCCTTGCGCAGCCTCGCCGTGGTGAAGTCCTCCTGCTGGACAGCCTGCCGTTTGGCCAGAGCATAGCGTCCCAAACGCTCACCGGCGCTCCTCAAAGCCGTCATGCATAGTTTCAGCTTGCGGGCATACTCGAATCTCTCGGCGTTAACGGCCAAAACCTTTCGCTGCTCCAGCTGCCGGATGGTCCGCACAATGGACTCCTCCACGTACATCGAGAACAGCAGGTCGTCGCAGATGGAGGCCAAAGCTAGCTCCCCGGTGGCCGTGTCCAGTGGTGGGGCCTCGCTGACCAGGTGTTCCTCACCATTGCCATTATTTGGCCCCACATCCAGATCCTCGCCCAGGACATTCACCGCTAACAGGGAAATCTGACCCGTGTCATTGAAGTCATTGCCCTGGACGCCAATGAGACGCAACTTGAGATGTGTACCCCGACGGGGACACACGGTGACGCTCTGCAGCTCCCGGGACTTGTAGTTGGTGTTCGCATTGTCCGCCAGGGCAACGAAGCCCAGGAAGTCAAAGTACTGCGAGGATGGAGTACTGGGCAGGGATTTGGGCGAGTAGTGCAGCCAAAGCTCCACTTTCTCAGCTGTGTATAGGGGAAAACATATTATTCGAAGGTCTTTAGGATCACAGAAGCAAGCTTGTTTGTTAATTTCTAGATTTTTagtcattttttttataaaactaaaGTAGTTGAGTATATATAGTTTAAATGCTTTCGTTTGTTCTTGGAAAACAAAaccttttatatattttttaaaatttgttatgcTCATTTTGATTTGTTTAAGTAGCGACTGTGATTGAAAGTAGATTAACTTACGTATTAGATACTGGTGGGCCAACAGTTGGATGCGATAGATCTTGGCCGGCTGTTGAAAGCGGAGGATTATGTCATGAGAGGTGAGGCTGGCGTCCGGAGCACTTCGCCATCCGTGAACAGTGGGTCCGTGATTGTTGAGCTCGCTGGCCGGAAAATTAACATCCTCGTCTGAAAGTCAAACGAAATGATCGAATCATCATTACATGCATTGGCTTTAAATGTTTGTGGCCAGGTGTCAATAGTTCTCTTAACCGGTCTCTTTATCGCATACTCAGCTAAACTTTTCCACTTGATAGTAATAAGGCACTCTTTTCCGTTCTCTTTCTTAAATTAAGCTGAATAGCAGCTGAGgtcataataaaaatattatgcCAGATAACCTTTAAGcctaaatttataaatgtcGTGTAGAGAAGTCTAcaatttcttaaatatatGTGGTGTTATACATCAAAATTGAGAGCAAGGGACAGTAAATTAAAGCCATTAGGTTTAGTTTTAACTATGTAAACTGGTGCTATTTAATCGACCCCATCTGTACAACCATATCTCACTTGTTTTTTTCTCTTTCTCTCTATCTCCAGGTTCCACGTTCTCTGTTTTGTATTTAAGCGATGGCGAGCAACATGCTAGTTTAGTCGTCACTTCAGCCGGTCGTGGTGTATCTGATAGTACAATTGACTACGGTATCTTATAGTATAAATAACTGACTTAACAAGGAGAGAATAGATCGCAAAATGCCGGAAGGTTACACGAAAGCCACTGCCTGGCTGCAAATCCAAAGCCTGCTGAATAGCATTAACCACATGCTGATCTTCCTGGTGGCCGCCTTCTTCTTTGTCCTGGCCCGCAGTCTGGAGTTTAAGGACACGGCCATGCATATGTTCATGACGGGCACTGGAGTGAGTACATAGCGAtaagcatttaaaaatataatcaatACTGTTAGATTAAACTGGATAACACGGACATGCAACGTCACTTGTTATCTTATCGATGTGCTGAATTTAAAAGGCTTTCCTTGCTCTCGACAGTTCCACGTCCTTATCGCCCAGGCCATGATGTCACACTCCAAAGTGAACCCGCTCACGCGCTGGCTTTCGCATCGCAACAAGTCGCGTTTCCACGCCATCCTGCAAATCGTGGGCGGCTCCATGGTCCTGCTGGGCTCCCTTGGCAAGTTTTCCAGCAAGGAGGTGCATTTTAACACCTGGCACGGTCGTGTTGGTGGGTATTTCCCCATATAATTAAGGTCCATGCAGGGGGCAATCTAATCAAAACTGACATTTTATAGGCGGTGCCGCTGCCTTTGGCTGTGCGGCCAGCATTGTGGGTGGTTTTGTCAACTATTTCCAGCCCAAGTTTGCCCTGAAGGTGATACCCCCATCGGAGATGCGTTTTCGCCATAACCTTTTCGGCTTGGTCACCTTCAGTCTGGGCATGGGTGCCATCTACCTGGGCTACTACTCCAAGTTCTTCACTAAATTTGTGGACAACGACTTCATTCCCGGCATGATGCTGATCACGGCGATGGTTTATGTCCTGACCATCATTGCGCCGGTTTCATCGCTCCTAACTAAACTGAAATACAGATCCAAGAGGAAGGCGGAGCAGGCCCAGTAAGCGATGCCTGGGGAGGATGAGGCTGAGGCCAATGAGGCTAACCGGAAACTGTCAGGTCCTAGCATAGAAATAAAGAGCTTGGCGTCTGGCCAAATAGAAATCTCTGGCCGCCACACAAATTGCATATATGCAGAAGCAAAAAGAGCCGACAACCGGCAATCTGTCAATATTATAATGAAATATTATGGTCATCGCGGTTGCAGTGGTTTTGGCCCGTGGTAAATTGGCTAAGACCAAGGCAAATTGATTCTCCAGCTGACAATGTGGAAAAGTTAATATTCTCAATGGATTAGCGGCAAATAAAGGGCCAATGCCGATTCTGCTTTTTTAAAACCCAACGTCCTGGCGCACTAGGCGTATGCGTGTTTTATCGATTTCTCAAGTGCAGTGGATTTTAAAGGGAATGAGAGGGGTGTAAAACTTCTGTTTTCAGTCAAATCCAGTCTcgactaaaaatatatttaaaaaacgcaaagaaaacataaaatgagaacaaataaacaaacttaggaaaacaaaaaaaagtctATTTGCTGTTAGGCGTTCGAAAATCCCCAATGTTTGTTTACCTGAGGCGAAGACCACGTTAAAAGGTATTTTCTTGGCCATGTCCGAGGACGTCAAATGCGCACCACTAAGCCCCAAACTTTGGCCACCCGCACATAATAAGAGCACAATTTCTTTAAGCGGTCCTTCGCGGACTAAACCTGCAGATAGTTTAAGGAAATTCCTTCACAAAATCGGAGTTCGCGTTGCCAACTAGTGTTGCCAACTCATCGAGTCCAAAGTTATCGATGACATATCGATT from Drosophila subpulchrella strain 33 F10 #4 breed RU33 chromosome 2L, RU_Dsub_v1.1 Primary Assembly, whole genome shotgun sequence includes:
- the LOC119548497 gene encoding centrosomal protein of 104 kDa isoform X1; its protein translation is MAKKIPFNVVFASDEDVNFPASELNNHGPTVHGWRSAPDASLTSHDIILRFQQPAKIYRIQLLAHQYLIPEKVELWLHYSPKSLPSTPSSQYFDFLGFVALADNANTNYKSRELQSVTVCPRRGTHLKLRLIGVQGNDFNDTGQISLLAVNVLGEDLDVGPNNGNGEEHLVSEAPPLDTATGELALASICDDLLFSMYVEESIVRTIRQLEQRKVLAVNAERFEYARKLKLCMTALRSAGERLGRYALAKRQAVQQEDFTTARLRKEQIEMYRAAVLRQLQVHQLLEPQGVPMSSNDQSCEIYAGGKPSLPAAPSLQDVAQALAEATFSPKSLTSLSLDDKSSTDGSQPGNDNVVTAPVPIPAPTSLQATPTPTLGGWRKSHDELPQSPRLPSRHSSPMSSRQGSLRRRNKSVPRNSYEDYEERAIPTLRHSNTNEFLRECQGNALLEADPNRGRSRLNDRERRQAALPILVFGSELVEQFYSRQFQDREDGLLRLRNFLKEHDLVEASGNEHAASPNKVARSAALLLHRAVRDAVYSVFGQATETVRMLFLEYVPGRVSPNEVARCVDRLLPELLAKSGDPSARLHTLAQHTILSIAACPEVAEQHLVAPALSRSVGSGTHQRLAMSRLQMLEQLVHTQGISTDKHSGLTCRALSECGCSGIHHPAEPVRKVAERILLLVYKVNPRLVRKQLPPDDDITRRNLLYRQLFTEFDKLDLDRKQELLETNKYGGGHSSGDAATPPADKASTSSDASRLMNSRSGHGLGPVASSSNGYASCNGKQQYNEQLKRSMLSVSNSRKGSASNSESTEDNTPKIRCPFCDWSCVGSDTSQLDRHYWKTCPFLSKCPQCSQVLEVAALNYHLTTECDAKESYVVCTRCTESVHKQLYELHQMEDYCRELKTGAARCPLCHDDVHLPQDGGWKLHLLSAGGCPGNIRKKNFKKSN
- the LOC119548497 gene encoding centrosomal protein of 104 kDa isoform X2 codes for the protein MAKKIPFNVVFASDEDVNFPASELNNHGPTVHGWRSAPDASLTSHDIILRFQQPAKIYRIQLLAHQYLIPEKVELWLHYSPKSLPSTPSSQYFDFLGFVALADNANTNYKSRELQSVTVCPRRGTHLKLRLIGVQGNDFNDTGQISLLAVNVLGEDLDVGPNNGNGEEHLVSEAPPLDTATGELALASICDDLLFSMYVEESIVRTIRQLEQRKVLAVNAERFEYARKLKLCMTALRSAGERLGRYALAKRQAVQQEDFTTARLRKEQIEMYRAAVLRQLQVHQLLEPQGVPMSSNDQSCEIYAGGKPSLPAAPSLQDVAQALAEATFSPKSLTSLSLDDKSSTDGSQPGNDNVVTAPVPIPAPTSLQATPTPTLGGWRKSHDELPQSPRLPSRHSSPMSSRQGSLRRRNKSVPRNSYEDYEERAIPTLRQECQGNALLEADPNRGRSRLNDRERRQAALPILVFGSELVEQFYSRQFQDREDGLLRLRNFLKEHDLVEASGNEHAASPNKVARSAALLLHRAVRDAVYSVFGQATETVRMLFLEYVPGRVSPNEVARCVDRLLPELLAKSGDPSARLHTLAQHTILSIAACPEVAEQHLVAPALSRSVGSGTHQRLAMSRLQMLEQLVHTQGISTDKHSGLTCRALSECGCSGIHHPAEPVRKVAERILLLVYKVNPRLVRKQLPPDDDITRRNLLYRQLFTEFDKLDLDRKQELLETNKYGGGHSSGDAATPPADKASTSSDASRLMNSRSGHGLGPVASSSNGYASCNGKQQYNEQLKRSMLSVSNSRKGSASNSESTEDNTPKIRCPFCDWSCVGSDTSQLDRHYWKTCPFLSKCPQCSQVLEVAALNYHLTTECDAKESYVVCTRCTESVHKQLYELHQMEDYCRELKTGAARCPLCHDDVHLPQDGGWKLHLLSAGGCPGNIRKKNFKKSN
- the LOC119548499 gene encoding uncharacterized protein LOC119548499, encoding MPEGYTKATAWLQIQSLLNSINHMLIFLVAAFFFVLARSLEFKDTAMHMFMTGTGFHVLIAQAMMSHSKVNPLTRWLSHRNKSRFHAILQIVGGSMVLLGSLGKFSSKEVHFNTWHGRVGGAAAFGCAASIVGGFVNYFQPKFALKVIPPSEMRFRHNLFGLVTFSLGMGAIYLGYYSKFFTKFVDNDFIPGMMLITAMVYVLTIIAPVSSLLTKLKYRSKRKAEQAQ
- the LOC119548011 gene encoding ethanolaminephosphotransferase 1, yielding MEKLIRRLMDHQYLTRAQINGFDNYKYSAIDTSPLSQYVMHPFWDWLVKFFPRWFAPNLMTFLGFLFSAMNLVLLSYYDWNFEASSGEEGTTPIPSWVWLCTGINIFLAYTLDGIDGKQARRIGLSGPLGELFDHGLDSYTAMLIPTCLYSIFGRSRVYSVRPMRMYYVCLTVYFNFFVSHWEKYNTGILYLPWGYDLSMWGSTAMYMVTWYLGFERWKFELPLGSYGTLPLGNVMEAVLHVSAMANLPLVIINVYNSYANRTGRMLPFWEAIRPMWPFLTYFVILLAWPYVSPNDIMEKDPRAIFMLSGTIFSNVSCRLIVSQMSVTRCEAWHWQTPMFVLSFLVSLWLPLLERPLLYMLLIVTTLSHWQYGASVVNQMCEHFNRICFTVHKRVPQEDLSKEKILLADKIAQPEKHHEEPPKKED